The Arachis hypogaea cultivar Tifrunner chromosome 19, arahy.Tifrunner.gnm2.J5K5, whole genome shotgun sequence genome has a window encoding:
- the LOC112777207 gene encoding uncharacterized protein isoform X1, whose amino-acid sequence MMDSEHYKKVLMNHYIPFKPASYNMINPKLYLPFILLFIFHLFSHVLTRKISEVSYYLIYHQSGFMVYSIGLEPIPLPSPGSPPPAPPPSPPDWPPPRRHPGPPPRRRPGPRPPRPRPNYHTDLLGYHSNAFQGIKKNPMCTSHLVGYYACYDYQPYIPFLVPSTRSNHYTHASTPPALSMQDTIGVEYFDKDVGNNFFKHPTLLKDLERGQRHDPAYVDKYEDDGHDYMK is encoded by the exons ATGATGGATTCCGAACATTATAAGAAGGTATTGATGAATCACTACATTCCATTCAAGCCAGCGAGTTACAACATGATTAACCCAAAGCTCTACCTTccctttattcttctttttatttttcacttaTTCTCTCATGTCTTGACACGAAAAATATCTGAGG TTAGCTATTATCTCATTTATCACCAAAGCGGATTCATGGTATATTCAATAGGATTAGAACCAATTCCTCTGCCGTCTCCGGGTTCACCTCCGCCGGCCCCCCCTCCATCACCTCCCGATTGGCCGCCTCCTCGGCGGCATCCTGGTCCACCTCCTCGGCGGCGTCCTGGTCCACGACCTCCTCGTCCTCGTCCTAATTATCATACTGATTTGTTGGGTTACCATTCTAATGCCTTTCAAGGGATTAAGAAAAACCCTATGTGTACGTCTCACCTAGTTGGTTACTATGCTTGTTATGATTATCAACCTTATATTCCTTTTCTGGTGCCTTCAACTAGAAGCAATCACTATACTCATGCATCTACCCCTCCTGCCTTAAGCATGCAAGATACTATTG GGGTAGAATACTTTGACAAGGATGTCGGAAACAATTTTTTCAAGCATCCAACATTGttgaaggatttggaaagagGACAAAGACATGACCCTGCATATGTAG ATAAATATGAGGATGATGGACATGATTACATGAAGTGA
- the LOC112777207 gene encoding uncharacterized protein isoform X2 produces MMDSEHYKKVLMNHYIPFKPASYNMINPKLYLPFILLFIFHLFSHVLTRKISEGLEPIPLPSPGSPPPAPPPSPPDWPPPRRHPGPPPRRRPGPRPPRPRPNYHTDLLGYHSNAFQGIKKNPMCTSHLVGYYACYDYQPYIPFLVPSTRSNHYTHASTPPALSMQDTIGVEYFDKDVGNNFFKHPTLLKDLERGQRHDPAYVDKYEDDGHDYMK; encoded by the exons ATGATGGATTCCGAACATTATAAGAAGGTATTGATGAATCACTACATTCCATTCAAGCCAGCGAGTTACAACATGATTAACCCAAAGCTCTACCTTccctttattcttctttttatttttcacttaTTCTCTCATGTCTTGACACGAAAAATATCTGAGG GATTAGAACCAATTCCTCTGCCGTCTCCGGGTTCACCTCCGCCGGCCCCCCCTCCATCACCTCCCGATTGGCCGCCTCCTCGGCGGCATCCTGGTCCACCTCCTCGGCGGCGTCCTGGTCCACGACCTCCTCGTCCTCGTCCTAATTATCATACTGATTTGTTGGGTTACCATTCTAATGCCTTTCAAGGGATTAAGAAAAACCCTATGTGTACGTCTCACCTAGTTGGTTACTATGCTTGTTATGATTATCAACCTTATATTCCTTTTCTGGTGCCTTCAACTAGAAGCAATCACTATACTCATGCATCTACCCCTCCTGCCTTAAGCATGCAAGATACTATTG GGGTAGAATACTTTGACAAGGATGTCGGAAACAATTTTTTCAAGCATCCAACATTGttgaaggatttggaaagagGACAAAGACATGACCCTGCATATGTAG ATAAATATGAGGATGATGGACATGATTACATGAAGTGA